One Microcebus murinus isolate Inina chromosome 10, M.murinus_Inina_mat1.0, whole genome shotgun sequence DNA segment encodes these proteins:
- the LOC105865841 gene encoding olfactory receptor 6C6: MKNLTREIEFILVGLTDDPQLQIVIFLFLFLNYMLSLMGNLIIIFLTLLDPRLKTPMYFFLRNFSFLEIIFTTVCIPRFLITIVTRDKTISYNNCAAQLFFILLLGVTEFYLLAAMSYDRYVAICKPLHYPIIMSSKVCYQLVLSSWVTGFLIIFPPLVMGLKLDFCGSKIIDHFMCETSPILQISCTDTHVLELMSFILAVVTLVVTLILVILSYTCIIRTILKFPSAQQRTKAFSTCTSHMIVVSMTYGSCIFMYIKPSAKERVTVSKGVALLYTSIAPLLNPFIYTLRNQQVKEVFWDVLQKNLCFSKKMF, from the coding sequence atgaagaacctAACAAGGGAAATAGAGTTCATTCTGGTGGGATTGACAGATGATCCCCAATTGCAAATTGTGattttcctgtttctgtttctcaACTACATGCTGAGCCTTATGGGGAACTTAATCATTATCTTCCTTACCCTGCTAGATCCTCGTCTCAAGACTCCAATGTATTTCTTCCTCcgtaatttctcctttttggaAATCATATTTACAACAGTGTGTATTCCCAGATTCTTGATAACCATTGTGACTAGAGACAAAACCATTTCCTATAATAATTGTGCAGCTCAATTATTCTTTATCCTTTTACTGGGAGTTACTGAGTTTTACCTCCTGGCTGCCATGTCCTATGACCGCTATGTTGCTATCTGCAAACCACTGCATTACCCAATCATTATGAGCAGCAAAGTATGCTATCAACTTGTACTTAGCTCTTGGGTAACTGGATTCCTAATTATCTTTCCCCCATTAGTCATGGGACTCAAGCTGGATTTCTGTGGTTCCAAAATAATTGATCACTTTATGTGTGAAACTTCTCCTATCCTGCAGATCTCTTGCACAGATACACATGTCCTAGAATTGATGTCTTTCATCTTAGCTGTGGTGACACTTGTGGTCACATTGATATTAGTGATTCTCTCTTACACTTGCATCATTAGGACCATTCTGAAATTcccttctgcacaacaaaggaccAAAGCTTTTTCAACCTGTACTTCCCACATGATCGTTGTCTCCATGACTTATGGTAGCTGtatctttatgtatattaaaCCATCTGCAAAAGAAAGAGTGACTGTGTCCAAAGGTGTAGCTTTGCTGTATACCTCAATTGCCCCTTTATTAAATCCCTTCATTTATACTCTAAGGAACCAGCAGGTGAAAGAAGTCTTCTGGGATGTATTACAGAAGAATTtgtgtttctcaaaaaaaatgttttaa
- the LOC105865649 gene encoding olfactory receptor 6C6-like yields MMNQSKEIEFILLGLTDDPHLQIVIFIFLFLNYMLSVMGNLSIILLTLLDPRLKTPMYFFLRNFSFLEISLTTICVPRFLITIVTKNKIISYNGCAAQLFFFLLLGVTEFYLLAAMSFDRYVAICKPLHYPIIMSNKVCYQLVLSSWTAGFLITFPPLILGLKLKFCASKVIDHFICDTSPLLQISCTDTHLLELISFVLSAVTLVVTLLLVILSYTYIIKTILKIPSAQKRTKAFSTCSSHMIVVSLTYGSCIFIYMKPSAKERVTLSKGVAVIYTSVAPLLNPFIYTLRNQQVKQAFKDTLQKIFFYFKK; encoded by the coding sequence ATGATGAACCAGTCAAAGGAGATAGAGTTCATTCTGCTGGGATTGACAGATGACCCACATTTGcaaattgtcatttttatatttctctttctaaacTACATGTTGAGTGTGATGGGCAACTTATCTATCATCCTCCTTACCCTACTGGATCCCCGCCTCAAGACTCCAATGTATTTCTTCCTCCGAAATTTCTCCTTCTTGGAAATCTCATTGACAACAATCTGTGTTCCCAGATTCCTGATAACCATAGTCACTAAAAACAAGATCATTTCCTACAATGGTTGTGCAGCTCagttattctttttcctcttattaGGAGTCACCGAATTTTATCTACTGGCTGCCATGTCTTTTGATCGTTATGTAGCTATCTGCAAACCCCTACATTACCCGATCATTATGAGCAACAAAGTGTGCTACCAACTGGTACTCAGTTCATGGACAGCTGGCTTTTTGATTACCTTTCCACCTTTGATCTTGGGACTGAAACTGAAATTCTGTGCTTCCAAAGTAATTGATCATTTCATATGTGACACATCCCCTTTGCTGCAGATTTCTTGCACAGACACTCATTTACTAGAATTGATTTCATTTGTCTTATCTGCTGTAACACTGGTTGTCACTTTGTTGTTAGTGATTCTTTCCTACACATACATTATCAAAACCATTCTAAAAATCCCCTCTGCTCAGAAAAGAACAAAGGCTTTTTCTACTTGTTCTTCTCACATGATTGTAGTCTCCCTTACTTATGGCAGCTGTATCTTTATTTATATGAAGCCATCAGCAAAGGAAAGGGTGACTTTATCTAAAGGTGTAGCAGTTATTTATACCTCTGTTGCCCCTTTATTAAACCCTTTCATTTACACTTTAAGGAATCAGCAGGTGAAACAAGCCTTCAAGGACACActccaaaagatttttttttatttcaaaaaatga